A DNA window from Longimicrobium sp. contains the following coding sequences:
- a CDS encoding SDR family NAD(P)-dependent oxidoreductase — MQLENKVALITGGGEGIGKATALLFAKEGAKVAVLGRHRENLDPVVAEITRAGGEAIPVCADISKPDEMQAAIAEVVDRWGQLDVVFANAGVNGVWAPIEELEPEEWDNTLSINLKGTFLTVKYAAPHLKKKGGSVIVNASINGTRIFSNTGATAYSSSKAGQVAFTKMVALELAPFKVRVNVICPGAIESSIDDNTERRNLDEVQIPVEFPEGNQPLERAPGKAEQVAQLVLFLASDLSDHITGTEIWIDGAESLIKG; from the coding sequence ATGCAGCTGGAGAACAAGGTCGCGCTGATTACGGGCGGCGGCGAAGGCATCGGCAAGGCGACGGCGCTGCTGTTCGCCAAGGAGGGCGCCAAGGTGGCCGTCCTGGGACGCCACCGCGAGAATCTGGACCCCGTCGTGGCCGAGATCACCCGCGCCGGCGGCGAGGCCATCCCCGTCTGCGCCGACATCTCCAAGCCGGACGAGATGCAGGCCGCCATCGCCGAGGTCGTCGACCGCTGGGGCCAGCTGGACGTCGTCTTCGCCAACGCGGGCGTCAACGGCGTGTGGGCACCCATCGAGGAGCTGGAGCCCGAGGAGTGGGACAACACGTTGTCCATCAACCTCAAGGGCACCTTTCTGACGGTGAAGTACGCCGCGCCGCACCTGAAGAAGAAGGGCGGTTCGGTGATCGTGAACGCGTCCATCAACGGCACGCGCATCTTCAGCAACACGGGCGCGACGGCGTACTCGTCGTCCAAGGCGGGACAGGTGGCGTTCACCAAGATGGTCGCGCTGGAACTGGCGCCCTTCAAGGTGCGCGTGAACGTAATCTGCCCGGGCGCCATCGAAAGCAGCATCGACGACAACACCGAGCGCCGCAACCTGGACGAGGTGCAGATTCCGGTGGAGTTTCCGGAGGGCAACCAGCCGCTGGAGCGCGCGCCCGGCAAGGCCGAGCAGGTGGCGCAGCTGGTGCTGTTCCTGGCGTCCGACCTGTCCGACCACATCACCGGCACGGAAATCTGGATCGACGGCGCCGAGTCGCTGATCAAGGGATGA